A single window of Syntrophotalea acetylenica DNA harbors:
- the pyrR gene encoding bifunctional pyr operon transcriptional regulator/uracil phosphoribosyltransferase PyrR, which yields MGKTETIILDEAAISRALTRIAHEILEHNHGTADLALVGIRTGGDHLALRLQKRLQDIEGTTVPLGTVDITMYRDDLASRGSLPVGRTDIPFPVDGKRIVLVDDVLYTGRTIRAAMDALMDMGRPRNIQLAVLIDRGHRELPIRPDFVGRNVPTAAIEKVTVRFDEQQRPVEVCLTKP from the coding sequence ATGGGGAAAACCGAAACCATCATTCTCGACGAAGCGGCCATCAGTCGGGCCCTGACACGTATCGCCCATGAGATCCTCGAACACAATCACGGAACCGCGGATCTGGCTCTGGTCGGCATCCGCACCGGTGGAGATCATCTGGCGCTGCGATTGCAAAAACGCTTGCAGGATATCGAAGGCACAACGGTTCCGCTTGGTACCGTGGACATCACCATGTATCGCGACGATCTTGCATCCCGTGGCAGTCTGCCGGTCGGCAGAACGGACATTCCCTTTCCCGTCGACGGCAAGCGCATCGTTCTGGTCGACGACGTTCTGTATACCGGGCGCACCATACGGGCCGCCATGGATGCGCTGATGGATATGGGCCGCCCTCGCAATATCCAGCTGGCGGTTCTTATCGATCGCGGCCACCGGGAACTCCCGATCCGCCCGGATTTCGTCGGACGGAATGTGCCTACCGCCGCCATTGAGAAAGTAACTGTACGGTTTGACGAGCAGCAGCGCCCCGTAGAAGTCTGTCTGACCAAGCCCTGA
- the carB gene encoding carbamoyl-phosphate synthase large subunit yields the protein MPKRTDIEKILIIGAGPIIIGQACEFDYSGTQACKALKEEGYSVILLNSNPATIMTDPETADRTYVEPVTPEVLEKIIEKERPDAILPTLGGQTALNTAVAVAKKGVLERYGVELIGASLPAIEKAEDRTLFKEAMAKIGVAVPRSGLAHNYDEAMEIIEYVGYPAIIRPSFTLGGTGGGIAYNREEYEAMALAGIDASPTNEILVEESIIGWKEYELEVMRDKADNVVIICSIENLDAMGVHTGDSITVAPAQTLTDKEYQILRDASIKIIREIGVDTGGSNIQFAINPADGRLAVIEMNPRVSRSSALASKATGFPIAKIAAKLSVGFTLDEIPNDITRETFASFEPTIDYVVTKIPRFTFEKFPQADSTLTTQMKSVGEAMSIGRTFKESLQKGLRSMEIGSYGFESRIYASPEEWGSPLDDPTRDLLNARLHIPNWERIWYIADAFRARMDIAAVHTATGVDPWFLFQIQQIVAMEEHLVKLVDLPPDADEWPEVLREAKQNGFSDKRLAQLWGKTEDDVRAMRQRLGIRPVYKRVDTCGAEFIAHTPYLYSTYETECEAMPSDRRKIIILGGGPNRIGQGIEFDYCCVHGVMALAEDGYETIMVNCNPETVSTDYDTSDRLYFEPLTFEDVLEIVHIEKPEGVIVQFGGQTPLKLAVALEQAGVPIIGTSPDAIDRAEDRERFQTLLFKLGLLQPDNGLARSFEEAEKVAGRIGYPVVVRPSYVLGGRAMEIVYHVDALRSYMQNAVQASPDHPILVDKFLEHAIEVDVDALCDGRDVIIGGIMQHIEEAGIHSGDSACALPPYSLKPAIVEEIRRQTRELALELGVVGLMNIQYAVKDDTIFLLEVNPRASRTVPFVSKATNRPLAKLAARIMAGKTLEDLDIHGEIIPPYICVKEAVFPFVKFPGVDTLLGPEMKSTGEVMGIDTDFYKAFAKSQLAAGVRLPAEGTVFVSLKDEDKKAFLEPAQRLVAGGFTLVATRGTALFLRDNNLPVTSVNKVKEGRPHCVDALKSKEIDMVFNTTFGAQSVSDSYSIRRTTLMNGIAYYTTMEGIIAAVDAVLALGREKLDVVPLQEYYAKQ from the coding sequence ATGCCCAAAAGAACGGACATTGAGAAAATTCTTATCATTGGCGCTGGTCCGATTATCATCGGCCAGGCTTGCGAGTTCGATTACTCCGGAACCCAGGCCTGCAAGGCCCTCAAGGAAGAAGGCTATTCCGTCATTCTTCTGAATTCCAATCCGGCCACTATCATGACCGACCCGGAAACGGCCGATCGGACCTATGTAGAGCCCGTTACACCGGAAGTGCTTGAAAAAATCATCGAAAAAGAACGTCCCGATGCGATTCTGCCGACTCTTGGCGGACAGACGGCCCTGAATACGGCGGTGGCCGTTGCCAAAAAGGGGGTTCTGGAACGTTACGGCGTGGAATTGATAGGCGCGAGCCTCCCGGCCATCGAAAAGGCCGAGGACCGTACGCTGTTCAAGGAGGCCATGGCTAAAATCGGCGTCGCTGTTCCCCGCTCCGGCCTGGCCCACAATTACGATGAGGCTATGGAAATCATCGAATACGTGGGATATCCGGCCATCATTCGGCCTTCCTTTACGCTGGGTGGCACCGGCGGTGGCATTGCGTACAACCGCGAAGAATACGAAGCCATGGCGTTAGCGGGCATCGATGCATCCCCCACCAATGAAATTCTGGTAGAGGAATCCATTATCGGGTGGAAAGAGTACGAACTCGAGGTCATGCGTGACAAAGCCGACAATGTGGTTATCATCTGCTCCATCGAAAACCTCGATGCCATGGGCGTGCACACCGGAGACTCCATTACGGTTGCCCCCGCCCAGACCCTGACGGACAAGGAATATCAGATTCTGCGGGATGCCTCGATCAAGATTATCCGTGAAATAGGCGTCGATACCGGCGGGTCCAACATCCAGTTTGCCATCAATCCCGCCGATGGACGCCTGGCCGTCATTGAAATGAACCCCCGTGTCTCCCGTTCTTCGGCGCTGGCTTCCAAGGCCACCGGTTTCCCCATTGCCAAGATTGCCGCCAAGCTGTCCGTCGGCTTTACCCTGGATGAAATTCCCAATGATATCACCCGGGAAACCTTTGCATCCTTTGAACCGACCATCGATTATGTCGTCACCAAGATTCCGCGCTTTACCTTCGAGAAATTTCCCCAGGCGGACAGCACCCTGACCACCCAGATGAAATCCGTCGGCGAAGCAATGTCCATTGGCCGAACCTTCAAGGAGAGTCTGCAGAAGGGTTTGCGGTCCATGGAAATCGGCTCTTACGGATTCGAAAGCCGTATCTACGCTTCGCCGGAAGAATGGGGCAGCCCTCTCGACGACCCGACCAGGGATCTGCTGAATGCCAGGCTGCATATACCCAACTGGGAGCGCATCTGGTACATTGCGGACGCTTTTCGCGCCCGCATGGATATCGCCGCTGTCCATACCGCAACCGGCGTCGATCCATGGTTCCTCTTCCAGATTCAACAGATCGTTGCGATGGAAGAGCATCTTGTGAAGCTGGTGGATCTGCCCCCCGATGCCGACGAGTGGCCGGAAGTGCTGCGGGAAGCCAAACAGAACGGCTTCTCGGACAAGCGACTGGCCCAGCTCTGGGGCAAAACCGAGGACGACGTGCGCGCGATGCGACAGCGGTTGGGCATCCGGCCGGTGTATAAACGCGTCGACACCTGCGGGGCGGAATTTATCGCCCATACCCCTTACCTCTACTCGACCTATGAGACCGAGTGCGAGGCCATGCCAAGCGACCGCAGAAAAATCATCATTCTCGGTGGCGGCCCCAACCGTATAGGGCAGGGGATCGAATTCGACTATTGCTGCGTCCACGGGGTGATGGCTCTGGCCGAGGACGGCTATGAGACCATCATGGTCAACTGCAATCCCGAGACGGTCTCCACTGATTACGACACCTCGGACCGGCTTTATTTCGAACCTCTGACTTTCGAAGACGTTCTGGAAATCGTGCATATCGAAAAACCCGAAGGCGTCATTGTCCAGTTCGGCGGACAGACCCCTCTGAAGCTGGCCGTCGCGCTGGAGCAGGCCGGTGTTCCCATCATCGGCACCAGTCCGGACGCCATCGACCGGGCCGAGGATCGTGAACGTTTCCAGACTCTGCTCTTCAAACTCGGTCTGCTGCAACCTGATAACGGTTTGGCGCGTTCCTTTGAAGAGGCCGAAAAGGTTGCGGGACGCATCGGTTATCCGGTTGTCGTGCGGCCGTCCTATGTTCTGGGCGGGCGCGCCATGGAAATCGTCTATCATGTCGATGCCCTGCGCAGCTACATGCAAAACGCCGTGCAGGCTTCGCCAGATCACCCGATTCTGGTCGACAAGTTTCTCGAGCATGCCATTGAGGTCGATGTCGATGCCTTGTGCGATGGACGCGACGTGATTATCGGCGGAATCATGCAACATATCGAAGAAGCCGGCATCCACTCCGGAGATTCCGCCTGCGCCTTGCCCCCATATTCCCTCAAACCTGCCATTGTCGAAGAAATTCGCCGGCAGACCCGGGAACTGGCCCTGGAACTCGGTGTCGTAGGGCTGATGAATATCCAGTACGCCGTCAAGGACGACACCATTTTTCTGCTGGAAGTCAATCCGCGGGCGAGTCGCACCGTACCTTTCGTCTCCAAGGCCACCAATCGGCCTCTGGCCAAACTTGCAGCGCGCATCATGGCTGGCAAAACCCTCGAAGATCTGGATATTCACGGCGAAATCATTCCGCCTTACATCTGCGTCAAGGAAGCGGTGTTTCCTTTCGTGAAATTCCCGGGAGTCGATACGCTCCTCGGTCCGGAAATGAAATCCACCGGGGAAGTCATGGGAATCGACACCGATTTTTACAAAGCCTTTGCCAAATCCCAGTTGGCGGCCGGCGTTCGTCTGCCTGCCGAAGGAACGGTCTTCGTCAGCCTCAAGGACGAAGACAAGAAGGCATTTCTCGAACCCGCGCAACGTTTGGTTGCCGGCGGTTTTACCCTCGTTGCCACGCGGGGAACGGCCTTGTTCCTCCGAGACAACAATCTGCCGGTAACTTCGGTCAATAAAGTCAAGGAGGGTCGTCCCCACTGCGTGGATGCTTTGAAGAGCAAGGAGATCGATATGGTCTTCAATACCACGTTCGGTGCGCAATCGGTGTCCGACTCGTATTCCATCCGGCGCACAACCCTGATGAACGGCATCGCTTACTATACAACCATGGAAGGCATCATTGCCGCTGTTGATGCGGTTCTGGCTCTCGGGCGAGAAAAACTTGACGTCGTCCCTCTTCAGGAGTATTATGCGAAACAATAG
- the carA gene encoding glutamine-hydrolyzing carbamoyl-phosphate synthase small subunit, whose product MKAILALADGRVFVGKAFGARGEVTGEVVFNTSMTGYQEILTDPSYCGEIVTMTYPLIGNYGVNPEDVESDRPFLSGFVVKEACPYPSNWRSTATLDEYLQQNAIVGIQGIDTRALVRHIRDHGAQTGVISSVDLDPASLIEKARRAPSLVGRDLVREVTCKQPYHWTEGTWVLGEGYQTAGPPRYKVVAYDFGIKRNILRNLVSIGCDVTVVPASTTADEVLSMRPDGVFLSNGPGDPEPIVYAQENIRKLLGKVPVFGICLGHQLLALALGGQTYKLKFGHRGGNQPVQRQCGRQVEITSQNHGFAVDGNSLQDAAVLTHVNLNDNTIEGLEHASFPAYSVQYHPEASPGPHDARYLFDRFAALMDKHRQSRS is encoded by the coding sequence ATGAAAGCAATTCTGGCCCTTGCCGACGGCAGGGTTTTTGTTGGCAAAGCCTTCGGCGCCCGGGGGGAAGTCACCGGAGAGGTGGTTTTCAACACCAGCATGACCGGTTATCAGGAAATTCTGACCGATCCGTCCTATTGCGGTGAAATCGTGACCATGACCTATCCCCTTATCGGCAATTACGGCGTCAACCCCGAAGACGTCGAGTCCGACCGTCCGTTTCTGTCCGGCTTTGTGGTCAAGGAGGCCTGTCCTTACCCCAGCAACTGGCGCAGCACCGCCACTCTCGACGAATACCTGCAACAGAACGCCATCGTCGGCATTCAGGGGATCGATACCCGGGCACTGGTGCGGCATATCCGCGATCATGGCGCCCAGACCGGGGTGATCTCCTCGGTCGACCTGGATCCCGCTTCCCTTATCGAAAAGGCGCGCCGGGCCCCGTCCCTGGTCGGTCGGGATCTGGTCCGGGAAGTGACCTGCAAGCAGCCATACCACTGGACCGAAGGAACCTGGGTCCTCGGCGAAGGCTACCAGACGGCTGGTCCGCCCCGTTATAAAGTGGTCGCTTACGATTTCGGCATCAAACGCAACATTCTGCGCAACCTGGTGTCCATCGGTTGCGACGTGACGGTGGTTCCGGCGTCCACGACGGCGGATGAGGTGCTGTCCATGCGTCCCGATGGCGTGTTTCTGAGCAATGGGCCGGGCGACCCCGAGCCGATTGTCTATGCCCAGGAAAATATCCGCAAACTTCTCGGCAAGGTGCCTGTCTTCGGCATCTGCCTCGGACATCAGCTGCTGGCACTGGCCCTTGGCGGTCAGACCTACAAACTCAAGTTTGGACATCGCGGCGGCAATCAGCCGGTGCAGCGCCAATGCGGCAGGCAGGTCGAGATTACCTCCCAGAATCACGGATTTGCCGTCGATGGCAATTCGCTTCAGGATGCCGCGGTCCTGACCCATGTCAATCTCAACGACAACACGATCGAGGGCTTGGAACACGCAAGTTTCCCGGCATACTCCGTGCAATATCATCCGGAAGCGTCCCCGGGACCGCATGATGCGCGCTACCTTTTCGATCGTTTTGCCGCACTCATGGACAAGCATCGTCAGTCCCGCTCCTGA
- the lepB gene encoding signal peptidase I has protein sequence MGKSTQLESPSLKSPKPWYREWGEAIGVALVLALIIRTFFFQAFKIPSGSMEDTLLIGDHLLVNKFVYGTRVPWSDERLLPLRDPGRGDVIVFEFPLDEELPFYKRRDFIKRIVGVPGDVVEVRDKTVYVNGEPLVLPQEVHKDPSFSADSGRDNLFPVTVPPDKFFVMGDNRDHSFDSRFWGFVEKSKIKGLAFIKYWSWDSAKNRPRWNRIGRTIE, from the coding sequence ATGGGTAAATCAACGCAATTGGAATCACCTTCCCTTAAATCCCCGAAACCCTGGTATCGGGAGTGGGGCGAGGCCATCGGCGTCGCCCTGGTTCTGGCGCTGATAATTCGAACCTTCTTTTTTCAGGCCTTTAAAATTCCATCGGGATCCATGGAAGATACGTTGCTGATTGGTGACCATCTGCTGGTCAACAAGTTCGTTTACGGAACCAGGGTTCCCTGGTCTGACGAGCGGCTGCTTCCTCTGCGCGATCCCGGTCGGGGAGATGTCATCGTCTTTGAATTTCCCCTTGATGAGGAACTGCCGTTTTACAAACGCAGGGATTTCATCAAGCGGATCGTCGGTGTGCCGGGAGATGTGGTGGAGGTTCGCGATAAAACAGTCTATGTCAACGGCGAGCCTTTGGTGCTTCCGCAGGAAGTCCACAAAGACCCTTCCTTCAGTGCAGACTCCGGACGCGACAACCTGTTTCCTGTCACAGTGCCGCCGGATAAGTTTTTCGTCATGGGAGACAACCGCGACCACTCCTTCGATAGTCGATTCTGGGGTTTTGTCGAAAAATCCAAAATCAAAGGTCTGGCTTTCATCAAATACTGGTCTTGGGACAGCGCCAAAAACCGTCCGCGATGGAACCGCATCGGCCGCACCATCGAATAG
- a CDS encoding dihydroorotase — protein MNTIIKNGRVLDPAHGIDMSCDLLIKDGSIADMSPNIEVEDTECIDASGCLVTPGLIDIHVHLRDPGFEYKEDIESGTRAAAAGGFTAVACMPNTAPVNDSKATTRYILEKAAQVAHTRVYPVGAITKGLKGESLAELGDLKNAGCVAASDDGHPVTNGEIMRRALEYARSFDLPLISHSEDLTLVGDGVMNDGFVATELGLRGIPWVAEVAAIARDVMLAEYTGARLHIAHVSTRGAVDIIRAAQKRGVRVTAETAPHYFTLTEDAVRGYNTNAKMNPPLRSGDDLEAIRAGLADGTLSVIATDHAPHHLDEKNVEFNLALNGIIGLETSLPLTLRLVEEGVLSLSEAIFCLTAGPARALNLPGGTLEVGRPADVTIIDPEVKWTMDPAAGRSRSQNTPFGGWKLKGRAICTLVDGRVRFKR, from the coding sequence ATGAACACCATTATTAAAAACGGACGGGTACTGGATCCGGCACACGGCATCGACATGTCGTGCGATCTTCTGATCAAGGACGGCAGCATCGCTGACATGTCGCCAAACATCGAGGTTGAGGATACCGAATGCATCGATGCTTCCGGCTGTCTTGTGACGCCGGGCCTGATTGACATCCATGTGCACTTGCGCGACCCCGGGTTCGAGTACAAGGAAGACATCGAATCAGGCACTCGCGCCGCGGCCGCCGGTGGGTTTACCGCGGTCGCCTGCATGCCCAATACCGCCCCGGTTAACGACAGCAAGGCTACCACCCGCTATATTCTGGAGAAGGCCGCACAGGTCGCCCACACCAGAGTTTATCCGGTTGGCGCCATCACCAAGGGCCTCAAGGGGGAATCCCTTGCCGAACTCGGAGATCTGAAGAATGCCGGATGCGTTGCGGCATCCGATGACGGTCATCCGGTGACCAACGGCGAAATCATGCGCCGCGCTCTCGAATATGCACGTTCCTTCGACCTGCCCCTGATCAGCCATTCCGAAGATTTGACCCTGGTCGGCGATGGTGTAATGAACGATGGCTTCGTGGCTACCGAACTGGGGCTGCGCGGAATCCCCTGGGTTGCTGAAGTCGCCGCCATCGCCCGGGACGTGATGCTGGCTGAGTATACCGGAGCCCGTCTGCATATTGCCCATGTTTCGACCCGCGGAGCCGTTGACATCATCCGCGCCGCGCAGAAACGGGGGGTGCGTGTTACCGCGGAGACCGCGCCACATTACTTTACCCTCACCGAAGACGCGGTGCGGGGATACAACACCAATGCCAAGATGAATCCGCCGCTGCGCTCTGGCGATGACCTCGAAGCGATACGCGCCGGGCTGGCGGATGGCACCCTGAGCGTCATTGCCACCGATCATGCCCCCCATCATCTCGATGAGAAGAACGTGGAATTCAATCTGGCGCTGAACGGCATCATCGGTCTGGAAACCTCCTTGCCGCTCACCCTGCGGCTTGTGGAAGAGGGGGTTCTGTCCCTTTCCGAGGCCATTTTCTGCCTGACGGCCGGCCCGGCCCGAGCCCTGAATCTTCCCGGCGGAACGCTGGAGGTCGGCCGACCCGCCGATGTGACCATCATTGATCCGGAAGTCAAATGGACTATGGATCCCGCGGCAGGGCGGTCACGAAGCCAGAATACCCCGTTTGGCGGGTGGAAACTCAAAGGTCGCGCAATCTGCACTCTGGTGGATGGACGCGTCAGGTTTAAAAGATAG
- a CDS encoding DUF1858 domain-containing protein: MSDKITKDMKFSEILAYGQPVIQVFMKYKMGCLGCAAARYETLEQGATAHGVDVEALLKDLNAVIKN; encoded by the coding sequence ATGAGCGATAAAATTACCAAAGACATGAAATTCAGCGAAATACTTGCTTACGGTCAGCCGGTGATTCAGGTTTTCATGAAGTACAAAATGGGGTGTCTCGGCTGTGCCGCCGCCCGTTATGAAACCTTGGAGCAAGGCGCCACGGCTCACGGTGTTGACGTGGAAGCACTGCTCAAGGATCTCAACGCTGTTATCAAAAACTGA
- a CDS encoding aspartate carbamoyltransferase catalytic subunit: MAFNHKHILGIEQMSPEDIALILDTAESFKEVSLRPIKKVPTLRGKTIINVFFEASTRTRTSFEIAGKRLSADTVNISASTSAVVKGETLEDTARNLEAMKPDIIVMRHSCSGAPHYLAERCDFSVINAGDGAHEHPSQALLDILTMRQHKGQIEGLTVAIIGDITHSRVARSNVYALHKLGANVRLCGPGTMLPPGIERLGARVFHRIEDAIHGADVVMMLRIQQERQGKTMLPSLREYAMFFGLNPERMKLAKPDAIVMHPGPMNRGVEIASSVADGNQNVILHQVENGVAVRMALLYLVSGGEKLEDSAQ, from the coding sequence ATGGCATTCAACCACAAACATATTCTTGGCATCGAGCAGATGTCGCCGGAGGACATCGCCCTGATTCTCGACACGGCCGAGAGCTTCAAGGAAGTCAGCCTCAGGCCGATCAAGAAAGTTCCGACCCTGAGGGGAAAAACCATCATCAACGTTTTTTTTGAAGCCAGCACCCGAACTCGCACCTCCTTCGAGATTGCCGGGAAACGGCTTTCCGCCGACACGGTAAACATCAGCGCATCGACTTCAGCGGTCGTCAAAGGGGAAACCCTTGAAGACACCGCCAGAAATCTCGAAGCCATGAAGCCCGACATTATCGTGATGCGTCATTCCTGCTCCGGCGCGCCCCATTACCTGGCTGAACGTTGTGACTTTTCCGTCATCAACGCGGGCGACGGCGCGCACGAACATCCCAGTCAGGCGCTGCTCGATATTTTGACGATGCGGCAACACAAAGGGCAGATCGAAGGGCTGACAGTGGCCATTATCGGCGACATTACCCATAGCCGGGTTGCCCGTTCCAATGTTTACGCCCTGCACAAGCTGGGCGCGAACGTCAGGCTTTGCGGTCCCGGAACCATGCTGCCGCCTGGCATTGAGCGGCTTGGCGCCAGGGTGTTTCATCGCATCGAAGATGCCATCCATGGCGCGGATGTGGTCATGATGCTTCGCATTCAGCAGGAACGCCAAGGCAAAACCATGTTGCCGTCACTGCGGGAATACGCCATGTTTTTCGGGCTCAACCCGGAGCGCATGAAACTTGCCAAACCTGATGCTATCGTCATGCATCCCGGTCCGATGAATCGCGGCGTTGAAATTGCCTCCTCCGTCGCCGATGGCAACCAGAACGTGATTCTTCATCAGGTGGAAAACGGCGTTGCCGTGCGCATGGCCCTGCTTTATCTCGTTTCCGGCGGTGAAAAGCTTGAAGATTCGGCGCAATAA
- the greA gene encoding transcription elongation factor GreA: protein MSHSIPMTEEGYRNLQDELKRLIRVERPRVVQDIAEARGHGDLSENAEYDAAKNRQGFIEGRIKELNDKIARAEVIKPGAVVTDKIVFGANVTLFDVDTESEVTYRIVGEDEADLKQGKISVTSPVGRALIGHRLDDEVRIKVPSGLKIYEVVNIEYM, encoded by the coding sequence ATGTCCCACAGCATCCCCATGACCGAAGAAGGTTACCGCAATCTCCAAGACGAATTGAAACGTTTGATCCGCGTGGAGCGCCCCAGGGTCGTACAGGATATCGCCGAAGCGCGCGGGCATGGCGACCTTTCCGAAAACGCTGAATACGATGCCGCCAAAAATCGTCAGGGTTTCATCGAGGGCCGCATCAAGGAACTCAATGACAAAATAGCCCGTGCCGAAGTTATCAAGCCCGGCGCCGTGGTCACGGATAAAATAGTTTTCGGCGCAAATGTCACCCTGTTTGACGTCGACACGGAAAGTGAAGTAACCTACCGCATAGTAGGTGAAGATGAAGCCGATCTCAAACAGGGGAAAATTTCCGTTACTTCTCCGGTTGGCAGGGCTCTGATCGGCCACCGTCTCGATGACGAGGTTCGCATCAAGGTCCCATCCGGGCTGAAAATTTACGAAGTGGTAAACATCGAGTACATGTAA
- the lepA gene encoding translation elongation factor 4 produces the protein MDRSRIRNFSIIAHIDHGKSTLADRLLETTGALTDREKTNQFLDKLDLERERGITIKAQAVRLKYRADDGKDYILNLIDTPGHVDFSYEVSRSLAACEGGLLVVDASQGVEAQTLANVYLAIDQNLEVFPVLNKIDLPGAEPARIKEEIEEIIGLDASDAVEASAKEGIGIHEILEAIVAKVPAPAGDADAPLKALIFDSWYDSYQGVIMLVRIFDGTLKKGEKIHLMASGRSYEVLKIGAFTPHPVEMPEMAAGEVGFIIAGIKVLQDAKVGDTITHLNRCADKPLAGFQEVKPMVYSGLYPIDSGDYDALRDAMEKLRLNDASFSFEPENSLALGFGFRCGFLGLLHMEIIQERLEREFNMELITTAPTVRYRVITTKGEELVVDSANKLPDVQYIDRILEPFILASVHVPNDYVGGVLALCEEKRGIQREIKYLTSNRVMVIYELPLNEIVLDFYDRLKTVSRGYASLDYEFLDYRPSDLVRLNIMVNGEVVDALSLIVHRDKSQLRGRELVSKMKEFIPRQQYEVAVQAAIGNKVVARANVKALRKDVTAKCYGGDITRKRKLLEKQKEGKKRMKQVGNVELPQEAFLAILKVKE, from the coding sequence ATGGACCGCAGCAGGATTCGTAATTTTTCCATTATCGCCCATATCGACCATGGCAAGTCGACTTTGGCGGATCGTCTTCTGGAAACGACCGGTGCCCTGACGGATCGCGAAAAAACCAATCAGTTTCTCGATAAACTGGATCTGGAGAGAGAACGCGGCATTACCATCAAGGCCCAGGCCGTACGTTTAAAATATCGGGCCGATGACGGCAAGGACTACATCCTGAACCTGATCGATACGCCCGGTCATGTCGATTTCAGCTATGAAGTAAGCCGGTCCCTGGCTGCCTGCGAAGGCGGATTGCTGGTTGTCGATGCGTCGCAGGGTGTGGAAGCCCAGACTTTGGCCAACGTATACCTGGCCATTGACCAGAACCTCGAGGTATTTCCGGTCCTTAACAAGATTGACCTGCCAGGCGCCGAACCGGCGCGCATCAAGGAGGAAATCGAAGAGATCATTGGCCTGGACGCTTCCGATGCCGTCGAGGCAAGCGCCAAGGAGGGTATCGGCATTCACGAAATCCTCGAAGCGATTGTCGCCAAAGTGCCGGCGCCCGCCGGGGATGCCGATGCGCCGCTCAAAGCGCTGATTTTCGACTCCTGGTACGACTCCTACCAAGGCGTCATCATGCTGGTGCGGATATTCGACGGAACCTTGAAAAAGGGGGAGAAGATCCATCTGATGGCCAGCGGACGCAGCTATGAAGTGCTTAAGATCGGCGCCTTCACCCCCCATCCTGTGGAGATGCCCGAAATGGCGGCGGGGGAGGTTGGGTTCATCATCGCCGGCATCAAGGTGCTGCAGGATGCCAAGGTCGGCGATACCATCACCCATCTGAACCGTTGCGCCGACAAGCCCCTGGCCGGTTTCCAGGAAGTCAAGCCCATGGTTTATTCCGGGCTGTATCCCATCGACAGCGGTGATTACGATGCCCTGCGGGATGCCATGGAAAAACTACGGCTCAACGATGCATCCTTCTCTTTCGAGCCGGAAAATTCCCTGGCGCTGGGTTTTGGCTTTCGCTGCGGTTTCCTCGGACTGCTGCATATGGAGATAATCCAGGAACGCCTCGAGCGGGAATTCAACATGGAGTTGATCACCACCGCGCCGACGGTACGCTACCGTGTCATCACGACCAAGGGCGAGGAACTGGTGGTTGACAGTGCCAACAAGCTGCCCGATGTACAATACATCGACCGGATTCTCGAGCCGTTCATCCTGGCTTCGGTCCACGTGCCGAACGATTATGTCGGCGGTGTGCTCGCCCTTTGCGAGGAAAAACGCGGCATCCAGCGTGAAATCAAGTATCTTACATCGAACCGCGTGATGGTGATTTATGAGCTGCCCCTGAATGAAATCGTGCTCGATTTTTACGACCGCCTCAAGACCGTGAGCCGGGGGTACGCATCCCTCGACTACGAGTTTCTCGACTATCGACCCAGCGACCTGGTCCGGCTGAACATCATGGTCAATGGTGAGGTTGTCGATGCCCTGTCGCTGATCGTGCACCGTGACAAATCCCAGCTTCGTGGACGGGAACTGGTAAGCAAGATGAAGGAATTCATCCCCCGCCAGCAATACGAGGTTGCGGTGCAGGCCGCCATTGGCAACAAGGTCGTGGCAAGGGCCAACGTTAAAGCCCTGCGCAAGGACGTGACGGCCAAATGTTACGGCGGCGATATCACCCGCAAACGCAAATTGCTCGAAAAACAGAAGGAGGGCAAGAAACGCATGAAGCAGGTCGGCAATGTCGAGCTGCCGCAGGAAGCTTTTCTCGCCATTCTTAAAGTAAAGGAATAG